The genomic segment gggactcaccccaggcgaacggccgtggcggtggcggagtcgaggcggacagcgccgaaggaggcagcgccatccaatcagcaggcgaagccgagggcgaggccaccagtccggcagccgagaccaggacgaggcaggaaccgatgcaggtgcggccggagccgagccgccaggaaccgatgcaggtgcggccggagccgagccgccaggaacagatgcaggtgcggccggagccgggccgccaggaacagatgcaggtgcggccggagccgcgacgggaacgaccccctcctggaggtccgccggaaccgcgacgggcgcgaccccctcctggaggtccgccgggactgcggctggcgcgacccccctggaggtccgggGATGGGATGGCGGAGAATGGAGGGTGAAGGGAGAGAAGGGCGAAAACTAATGGAGGTAGCGGGGAATGAGAAGGGCgagacccctcctggaggtcgccgGGActgcgggcgcgaccccctcctggaggtccgccgggactgcgacgggcgcgaccccctcctggaggtccgccgggactgccgctggcgcgaccccctcctggaggtgcgcgggaactgccgctggcgcgaccccctcctggaggtgcgcgggaactgccgctggcgcgaccccctcctggaggtgcgcgggaactgccgctggcgcgaccccctcctggaggtgcgcgggaactgcggctggcgcgacctcctcctggaggtgcgcggggactgcggctggcgcgacctcctcctggaggtgcgcggggactgcggctggcgcgacctcctcctggaggtgcgcggggactgcagctggcgcgacctcctcctggaggtgcgcggggactgcagctggcgcgacctcctcctggaggtgcgcggggactgcagctggcgcgacctcctcctggaggtgcgcggggactgcagctggcgcgacctcctcctggaggtgcgcggggactgcagctggcgcgacctcctcctggaggtgcgcggggactgcagctggcgcggcctcctcctggaggtgcgcgggaactgcagctggcgccgcctcctcctggaggccggcgggcgctgcggctccgagggtgacagagactggaacggccgcaacatggccgacagggactggaacggccgcaacatggccgacagggactggaacggccgcaacatggccgacagggactggaacggccgcaacatggccgacagggactggaacggccgcaacatggccgacagggactggaacggccgcaacatggccgacagggactggaacggccgcaacatggccgacagggactggaacggccgcaacatggccgacagggactggaacggcatctacttggccgacagggactggaacggcatctacttggccgacagggactggaacggcatctacttggccgacagggactggaacggcatctactgggccgacagggactggaacggcatctactgggccgacagggactggaacggcatctactgggccgacagggactggaacggcatctacttggccgacagggactggaacggcatctacttggccgacagggactggaacggcatctacttggccgacagggactggaacggcatctacttggccgacagggactggaacggcatctacttggccgacagggactggaacggcatctacttggccgacagggactggaacggcatctacttggccgacagggactggaacggcatctacttggccgacagggactggaacggcatctactctggagctggcatggctacttgccgctgccaagctcgacggagcagacgtcgggcctgatcgggtgtgcatggcacctgtacgacaggtggtgccctctggttgggacacgacctgcgcgtgacccgactgaactggaacctggacaggaacgtgacccgactgaactggaacctggacaggaacgtgacccgactgaactggagactggacaggaacgtgacccgactgaactggagactggacaggaacgtgacccgactgaactggagactggacaggaacgtgacccgactgaactggagactggacaggaacgtgacccggctgggctggagactggacagctcgcggctggactggagactggacagctcgcggctggactggagactggacagctcgcggctggactggagactggacagctcgcggctggactggagactggacagctcgcggctggactggagactggacagctcgcggctggactggagactggacagctcgcggctggactggagactgaacagctcgcggctggactggagactgaacagctcgcggctggactggagactgaacagctcgcggctggactggagactgaacagctcgcggctggactggagactgaacagctcgcggctggactggagactgaacagctcgcggctggactggagactgaacagctcgcggctggactggagactgaacagctcgcggctggactggagactgaacagctcgcggctgggctggagactgaactgggctcgactgggctggagactgaactgggctcgactgggctggagactgaactgggctcgactgggctggagactgaactgggctcgactgggctggagactgaactgggctcgactgaactgggctcgactgaactggagactgaacagggctcgactggactggaggctgaacagggctcgactggactggagactgaacagggctcgactggactggagactgaactgggctcgactggactggagactgaactgggctcgactggactggagactgaactgggctcgactggactggagactgaactgggctcgactggactggaacgtggactagactcgactgaactgagacctgaactgggctcgactggactgggctcgactggactggggctggaacctgaacgtgacagggctgcactagagcgtgagcgtggcgaggctgaacggcgactggagcctgagcggagcatgactgaactggggactgggcaaaacacgactgagctggggactgggcaaaacacgactgagctggggactgggcaaaacacgactgagctggggactgggcaaaacacgcctgagctggggactgggcaaaacacgcctgagctggggactgggcaaaacacgactgagctggggactgggcaaaacacgactgagctggatactgggctaaacacgactgagctggggactgggcaaaacacgactgagctggggactgggcaaaacacgactgagctggggactgggcaaaacacgactgagctggggactgaacagctcgcgtctgaactggagacgggggaccgcatgaatgcagggaatcctcccagcggaacaaacatggagctgggcaggttgatgcagacacaacggtccgacggggcggggagaaggaaaccgaaaccttcggcggtgcgaccggcgctggcgtggtgcggagcgcgtcgcttagttcatcagacctagcgcacagtcgctcatagaggcgacgaacactggggcgctctaacacactgtcatcgtcctccagcgtcaatatcgccacctccacggcgctgcgctggttcttcggggtaaccgcccgtcggtaatcctccgcgaggatcttaaaataaactcgtagctcgctaggtaactcggcacaggtgaactccatgctccctcgggtggattatactcgccgttaaaaaaaaaaggagcgagaaaaacagtcactgacctgaccggaggctgagtgctggctgggtccaagtctggccagatcgttctgtcacggaacggcagatgaacggacccacatgcacagcgaggactcggtagacagtggatatagttaagaaagtctttaatgacagaatccaggtcacaaaacggtccaggtcattcacggagtagcaacaccatagggcttaggcaaaatcgggtccgaggacaggcgggagtcaaaaccagaaagggctcagatcacgggaacagaatcggcgggcgtagacaggtccagaaacgagcagagttcagtaacagagtgacttacgagagtggtcaggatcagacgggaagcaaagatcaaaaacgtaacaggttcgataacggggtaagctgaacaagacgaatgctggagcgtgagaacaatgaatcagtaaacgacgatctggcagagaaccaatgtgacaggtggtggttaaatacacggaaaagatcactgatacaaaacaggtgagtgtaatgaggaccgggagtgaagcgggaacggctgtggtgtgatgggaaacggaagtgtttacaaaataaaaccggaaactgggatcaaaaacagaagagtcctttcaaaataaaaccaagaacgaaaacctgacatcCTGTTTATTTTCTGCTCTGGTCTGGTTCTTTCTGGGttaccatatacaaataatcacagacaacggcCAATTAAaatatgaacgctttattaaacaattaatatttactccagtgtcaacactatcttgaataactccgcaactcacaacttaatctgtggtgtgttcgtctggaagtaccGTATGTATATCGAATGTGAATGCGTGTTGCCTGAGGTCAAaggggtgtgtatgtgtgtgtgtgtgagagagagagagagagagagagagagagagagagagagagagaaagagaagggaggaggagcgcgcccccctttaggggcgtggtgagatggcacagctgcgcgtgtgccggtgagccctttgaatggagcgcgcatgtctggcgctcacaggaaaagaagcgtgtaaaggagtgtgaagtgggactagtgtgaataaggcttgtggtcacacaaacacgcgatATAGTTACGTGAtcgcggtcagatcgtgtgtgcaagaaaagaaacaacacaacaataaaacaattactgataccctaaaacttctactctgctcagacttaagaatgcctctgccttactgcttaatcctggtgggaagatccggcgctgcgtgcgtgcgtgcgtgcgtgcgtgctttgttgcggtccggtccggtccaggtgtgcgtcgcggtgatcgcgtcgtgatcagctgatgcggcgccgggtgaggcggttaagctagCGGTTTTCTGCCGGATGGATGGaagaagtagatgggtgatcaggcccgttctctgtcacgacgtccccgttagttcagctgctggctgcggtggaggttccaggtgtgccggtgcagagggaggctccaggaagggagagggtcgaagagaacaagggagaagGGACCAGGGAcaaggtcggagagaacaagggacgagtcttcggtgtaatggaaaaattttactttagtgctgtttcttatccaacacactcgtcatgtgctggttaggtgcaatactgaacattcttacacaaacaactaatctcttgtgccctgacgtacatcaagtctaaacatctgatgttccatttgactgactaataatttatgatatatgtttgtcttttaaacccggactctggctccttcctatctgactccccaccagacccaaggctggtaaagcgaatgcatcttgtcttggaagctcggtgttccttcctttggataacaagacatgacgatgcagaagtgagaaagcaaacattctcactcacagcaagataaggtggcacaaacaattccattgctgcagaaagacattccaccagagccagagaaaggggttaaaaggcagaagcaatgtgaggatcgtgggctctttgcatcacaccttcgtggtgtgtgcactgatctccccagctggtttttggtttgtcgatgtgcacgatcaacatccatgctttttatttgctttccccattatttttattttctttattatttcaataaatcgcacaaaagaacaactctctctcatctacttctttatggaaaatttccaccacatcgGTCatggcgacttttataaccgtgtttttggtcacgcccgtcctattgtttgctccaatcaggacggctgacgtccaagtttctccgccgtttgtcgcttgtgtcagcggtagttggatgtcagcggggagccaggtatgggtccccagcctggcgcctggttttggtgctg from the Betta splendens chromosome 15, fBetSpl5.4, whole genome shotgun sequence genome contains:
- the LOC129603038 gene encoding paternally-expressed gene 3 protein-like gives rise to the protein MEFTCAELPSELRVYFKILAEDYRRAVTPKNQRSAVEVAILTLEDDDSVLERPSVRRLYERLCARSDELSDALRTTPAPVAPPKVSVSFSPPRRTVVSASTCPAPCLFRWEDSLHSCGPPSPVQTRAVQSPAQSCFAQSPAQSCFAQSPAQSCFAQSPAQSCLAQYPAQSCFAQSPAQSCFAQSPAQACFAQSPAQACFAQSPAQSCFAQSPAQSCFAQSPAQSCFAQSPVQSCSAQAPVAVQPRHAHALVQPCHVQVPAPVQSSPVQSSPVQSPVQSSPVQSSPVQSPAQSSPVQSPAQSSPVQSPAQSSPVQSPAQSSPMPVREIRLLGDYSLRSGRSGKSIYPVEELKKVREREIELDDLEELPATYAKAAQLAGKDTRRISGLQDKVMQVIKQSECAEDGSEAEEECDGESATGESERVRRSLADVEYSKLPDPSMVSTPRYLKEGAKPKQPGMKKRVSVAAAFAPGSEVEEEHGKMNGIITLSFQGQPVLSEVVEEASEYPLLAKGANLQYVPWPTMDLEGLVQRLPCLHDGAGKWIAAFEEETIATILAMGDLKAPLGKNPA